A genomic region of Salinibacter pepae contains the following coding sequences:
- a CDS encoding O-acetylhomoserine aminocarboxypropyltransferase/cysteine synthase family protein, whose product MSTCILFIQRADLFMSAQNGQHDPQESERPDAPESPRYETRQLHAGQEPDPATNARAVPIYATTSYTFDDAEHGADLFALEEFGNIYSRIMNPTNDVFEKRVAALEGGVAAVATASGQSAQFLALNTLCEHGDNIVSTSYLYGGTYNQFKNSFPRRGLDVHIADGDDPDSIERLIDADTKAVYLETIGNPRFNIPDFERIADIAHAHGVPLVVDNTFGAAGFLCAPIEHGADIVTASATKWIGGHGTTIGGVIVDAGTFPWDNGRFPEFTEPNPNYHGLQFWETFGPDGVLDTNVAFAMRARVEGLRDFGPAQNPFGSFLLLQGLETLSLRVQRSCDNALALATWLREQDAVSWVSYPGLEDHPYHERANRYLENGYGAVLTFGVEGGVDGGKRFVENVELASHLANVGDAKTLVIHPASTTHQQLTEEEQQASGVEPDMVRVSVGIEHIDDIKADFDQAFAALPSPAAA is encoded by the coding sequence ATGAGCACTTGCATCCTCTTCATCCAGAGAGCCGATCTTTTTATGAGTGCCCAGAACGGACAGCACGACCCTCAGGAATCCGAGCGGCCCGACGCCCCCGAGTCGCCCCGCTACGAAACCCGTCAACTCCATGCGGGGCAGGAGCCGGACCCGGCCACCAACGCCCGGGCCGTGCCCATCTACGCGACCACTTCCTACACCTTCGACGATGCGGAGCACGGGGCCGACCTCTTCGCCCTCGAAGAGTTCGGCAACATCTACAGCCGCATCATGAACCCGACGAACGACGTCTTCGAGAAGCGGGTGGCCGCGCTCGAAGGCGGCGTCGCGGCCGTCGCCACCGCCAGTGGGCAGTCCGCCCAGTTTCTGGCCCTCAACACCCTCTGTGAGCACGGGGACAACATCGTCTCCACGAGCTACCTCTACGGCGGGACCTACAACCAGTTCAAGAACTCCTTCCCCCGCCGCGGCCTCGACGTCCACATCGCCGACGGCGACGACCCGGACTCGATCGAACGCCTGATCGACGCGGATACGAAGGCGGTCTACCTGGAGACGATCGGCAACCCGCGCTTCAACATCCCGGACTTCGAGCGGATCGCCGACATCGCCCACGCCCACGGCGTGCCGCTGGTGGTGGACAACACGTTCGGGGCGGCGGGCTTCCTCTGCGCGCCCATCGAGCACGGGGCCGACATCGTCACGGCCAGCGCGACGAAGTGGATCGGCGGGCACGGCACCACCATCGGCGGCGTCATTGTGGACGCGGGCACGTTCCCGTGGGACAACGGCCGCTTCCCCGAGTTCACCGAGCCAAATCCCAACTACCATGGCCTGCAGTTCTGGGAGACGTTCGGCCCGGACGGCGTGCTCGACACGAACGTCGCCTTCGCGATGCGGGCCCGGGTGGAGGGCCTCCGCGACTTCGGCCCGGCCCAGAACCCGTTCGGTTCCTTCTTGCTGCTGCAGGGCCTCGAAACGCTCTCCCTGCGCGTGCAGCGGAGCTGCGACAACGCCCTTGCGCTGGCGACGTGGCTCCGAGAGCAGGACGCGGTGTCGTGGGTCAGCTACCCGGGCCTGGAGGACCACCCGTACCACGAGCGGGCCAATCGGTACCTGGAGAACGGCTACGGCGCGGTCCTCACGTTTGGCGTGGAGGGGGGCGTCGACGGCGGCAAGCGCTTCGTCGAGAACGTGGAGCTGGCCAGTCACCTCGCCAACGTGGGGGACGCGAAAACGCTCGTTATCCATCCCGCCTCTACCACGCATCAGCAGCTGACCGAGGAGGAGCAGCAGGCCTCCGGCGTCGAGCCCGACATGGTGCGGGTCTCCGTCGGCATCGAGCACATCGACGACATCAAGGCGGACTTTGATCAGGCGTTTGCGGCGCTGCCCTCGCCGGCGGCTGCGTGA
- the metX gene encoding homoserine O-acetyltransferase MetX: MPKTLTLPEFTLENSTTLRDVPVAYRTWGTLNATGTNAVLVCHALTGDTNVADWWGGLLGPGRALDPTEDFVVCLNVPGSPYGSVAPVTVNPETGERYGAGFPPFTTRDTVRLHRRALEALGVQRVACAVGGSMGGMHVLAWAFEATDGGAPFVRSLVPIAVGGRHTAWQIGWGAAQRQAIFADPKWRGGHYSPDAPPTSGLATARMMAMVSYRSRSSLDGRFGRDAMPEQDGTPYAVESYLRHHGDKLVDRFDANCYVALTRQMDTHDVARGRGDYAEVLRGIEQPSLVVGIDSDVLYPLSEQEELAEHLPSATLKVLSAPHGHDTFLIELDALNDLVSTWRASTCSSVAA; this comes from the coding sequence ATGCCAAAGACTCTCACCCTTCCCGAGTTCACCCTCGAAAACAGCACGACGCTGCGGGACGTGCCCGTGGCGTACCGGACGTGGGGCACCCTCAACGCGACCGGCACCAACGCCGTCCTGGTGTGTCACGCCCTCACCGGCGACACGAACGTGGCCGACTGGTGGGGCGGGCTCCTCGGGCCCGGCCGTGCTCTCGATCCCACGGAGGACTTCGTGGTGTGTCTGAACGTGCCGGGGTCCCCCTACGGCTCGGTGGCGCCGGTGACGGTGAATCCGGAGACCGGCGAGCGCTACGGGGCCGGCTTCCCGCCGTTCACGACCCGCGACACGGTCCGGCTTCACCGGCGCGCGCTGGAGGCCCTCGGTGTGCAACGGGTGGCGTGTGCCGTGGGCGGATCGATGGGGGGCATGCACGTGCTGGCGTGGGCCTTCGAGGCGACCGACGGCGGGGCGCCGTTCGTGCGGTCGCTCGTGCCCATTGCCGTGGGGGGGCGCCATACGGCCTGGCAGATCGGATGGGGGGCGGCGCAGCGGCAGGCCATCTTCGCCGATCCGAAGTGGCGGGGCGGTCACTATTCGCCGGACGCCCCCCCGACGAGCGGCCTCGCCACGGCCCGCATGATGGCGATGGTGTCGTACCGGTCCCGGTCGTCCCTCGACGGCCGGTTCGGGCGGGACGCAATGCCGGAACAGGACGGCACGCCCTACGCCGTGGAGAGCTACCTACGCCACCACGGGGACAAGCTCGTCGACCGCTTCGACGCGAACTGCTACGTGGCCCTGACCCGTCAGATGGACACCCACGACGTGGCCCGCGGCCGCGGCGACTACGCGGAGGTGCTGCGGGGCATCGAGCAGCCAAGCCTGGTCGTGGGCATCGACTCGGACGTGCTGTATCCGTTGTCCGAGCAGGAGGAGCTCGCGGAGCACCTGCCCAGCGCCACCCTGAAGGTGCTATCGGCGCCGCACGGACACGACACGTTCCTCATTGAGCTCGATGCCCTCAACGATCTTGTGTCGACGTGGCGGGCCAGCACCTGTTCGTCCGTGGCGGCCTGA